In a genomic window of Phragmites australis chromosome 14, lpPhrAust1.1, whole genome shotgun sequence:
- the LOC133890581 gene encoding folate-biopterin transporter 1, chloroplastic-like isoform X2, whose translation MASGSSAGRGPYDEEAAVRHPLELDDRGAASASSSSEHRPGNAIPRYQAGSAKGDTSNRYSEEWQQPSTDDVGKSKPGSRYFTAFGVDLSPDNMAVAIVYFVQGVLGLARLAVSFYLKDDLRLDPAETAVISGFSSLPWLIKPLYGFISDSIPLFGYRRRSYLILSGFLGALSWSLMSTVVNSKYGVAFSILLGSLSVAFSDVVVDSMVVERARGESQSTSGSLQSLCWGSSAFGGIVSAYFSGSLVEIYGVRFVFGVTAFLPLMTSAVAVLVNEQSIPSGEHNNLLSGLGFVENSKQHIRQLWTSVKQPNIFLPTLFIFLWQATPQSDSAMFFFITNKLGFTPEFLGRVKLVTSIASLLGVGLYNYFLKEVPLRKIFLVTTIIGSALGMTQVLLVTGLNRQFGISDEWFSVGDSLIITVLGQASFMPVLVLAAKLCPPGMEATLFATLMSISNAGSVTGGLIGAGLTRVFGVTRDTFGNLPLLIVVCNLSSLLPLPLLGLLPEESGDTDNKQTKHK comes from the exons ATGGCCTCAGGTAGCtcggccggccgcggcccctaCGACGAGGAGGCCGCCGTCCGCCACCCCCTCGAGCTCGACGACCGTGGCGCCGCCtctgcctcctcgtcctccgaGCACCGGCCTG GAAATGCCATCCCTAGATATCAAGCAGGCTCAGCGAAGGGTGATACAAGTAATAGATACTCTGAGGAGTGGCAGCAGCCCAGTACAGATGATGTGGGCAAGAGTAAGCCCGGGTCGAGATACTTCACGGCATTTGGGGTGGATCTGTCCCCTGATAATATGGCCGTTGCCATTGTATATTTTGTGCAAGGGGTTTTAGGTCTCGCCCGACTTGCTGTGAGTTTTTACTTAAAAGATGATCTTCGTCTCGATCCAGCTGAG ACTGCAGTTATATCTGGTTTCTCATCCTTGCCATGGTTGATCAAGCCCCTCTATGGATTTATCAG TGATTCCATTCCACTCTTTGGATATCGACGAAGGTCATACCTTATTCTGTCAGGGTTCCTTGGAGCACTTTCATGGAGTCTGATGTCCACAGTAGTGAACAGTAAATATGGTGTGGCATTCTCTATTCTTCTTGGGTCACTTTCTGTTGCCTTCTCTGATGTT GTGGTGGATTCTATGGTTGTTGAGAGAGCTCGTGGCGAATCGCAAAGTACATCTGGATCTCTCCAGTCACTGTGTTGGGGATCTTCTGCCTTTGGAGGAATTGTGAGTGCGTACTTCAGCGGTTCACTTGTGGAAATTTATGGAGTAAG ATTTGTGTTTGGTGTTACAGCATTCTTACCCCTGATGACATCTGCTGTTGCAGTACTTGTAAATGAACAGAGTATACCTTCTGGAGAACATAATAACTTACTCTCTGGTTTAGGATTCGTTGAGAACTCTAAGCAGCACATTAGGCAGCTTTGGACTTCAGTAAAGCAACCTAACATTTTCTTGCCCACATTGTTTATATTCCTCTGGCAAGCAACACCTCAGTCAGACTCCGCTATGTTTTTCTTCAT CACAAATAAGCTTGGATTTACTCCAGAATTTCTAGGGCGTGTAAAGCTTGTTACCTCTATTGCATCCCTCCTCGGTGTTGGGCTCTACAATTATTTTCTGAAGGAAGTTCCCCTAAGGAAAATATTTCTCGTGACAACCATCATAGGCTCAGCCCTTGGAATGACACAG GTTCTTCTTGTAACTGGGCTTAATCGCCAGTTTGGGATCAGTGATGAGTGGTTCTCCGTTGGTGATTCATTAATCATCACAGTCCTTGGTCAA GCTTCATTTATGCCGGTCTTGGTGTTAGCTGCCAAATTGTGTCCCCCAGGAATGGAAGCGACTCTGTTTGCAACTCTGATGTCTATTTCTAATGCTGGAAGTGTTACTGGTGGCCTGATTGGTGCTGGTCTAACTCGGGTTTTTGGGGTCACTAGGGACACCTTTGGGAATCTACCTCTCTTGATTGTCGTCTGCAATCTTAGTTCACTGCTGCCCCTACCTCTGTTAGGTCTCCTTCCAGAGGAATCAGGCGATACAGAtaacaaacaaacaaagcaTAAGTGA
- the LOC133890581 gene encoding folate-biopterin transporter 1, chloroplastic-like isoform X1, giving the protein MCCKGHNYKMCWKVKASLWLLYYTMESNWFGKFLLMFVGAVSLRFQAMLFCLNGWPYAFVPPPESGSSQMLIPVMVPIVGNAIPRYQAGSAKGDTSNRYSEEWQQPSTDDVGKSKPGSRYFTAFGVDLSPDNMAVAIVYFVQGVLGLARLAVSFYLKDDLRLDPAETAVISGFSSLPWLIKPLYGFISDSIPLFGYRRRSYLILSGFLGALSWSLMSTVVNSKYGVAFSILLGSLSVAFSDVVVDSMVVERARGESQSTSGSLQSLCWGSSAFGGIVSAYFSGSLVEIYGVRFVFGVTAFLPLMTSAVAVLVNEQSIPSGEHNNLLSGLGFVENSKQHIRQLWTSVKQPNIFLPTLFIFLWQATPQSDSAMFFFITNKLGFTPEFLGRVKLVTSIASLLGVGLYNYFLKEVPLRKIFLVTTIIGSALGMTQVLLVTGLNRQFGISDEWFSVGDSLIITVLGQASFMPVLVLAAKLCPPGMEATLFATLMSISNAGSVTGGLIGAGLTRVFGVTRDTFGNLPLLIVVCNLSSLLPLPLLGLLPEESGDTDNKQTKHK; this is encoded by the exons ATGTGTTGCAAGGGGCACAACTATAAAATGTGCTGGAAAGTGAAGGCCAGTTTGTGGTTGCTGTATTACACTATGGAGTCTAATTGGTTTGGGAAATTTTTACTCATGTTTGTAGGAGCTGTTAGCCTACGTTTTCAGGCTATGTTGTTTTGTTTAAATGGCTGGCCGTATGCGTTTGTTCCACCCCCCGAATCAGGATCATCTCAAATGCTCATTCCTGTCATGGTACCTATTGTAGGAAATGCCATCCCTAGATATCAAGCAGGCTCAGCGAAGGGTGATACAAGTAATAGATACTCTGAGGAGTGGCAGCAGCCCAGTACAGATGATGTGGGCAAGAGTAAGCCCGGGTCGAGATACTTCACGGCATTTGGGGTGGATCTGTCCCCTGATAATATGGCCGTTGCCATTGTATATTTTGTGCAAGGGGTTTTAGGTCTCGCCCGACTTGCTGTGAGTTTTTACTTAAAAGATGATCTTCGTCTCGATCCAGCTGAG ACTGCAGTTATATCTGGTTTCTCATCCTTGCCATGGTTGATCAAGCCCCTCTATGGATTTATCAG TGATTCCATTCCACTCTTTGGATATCGACGAAGGTCATACCTTATTCTGTCAGGGTTCCTTGGAGCACTTTCATGGAGTCTGATGTCCACAGTAGTGAACAGTAAATATGGTGTGGCATTCTCTATTCTTCTTGGGTCACTTTCTGTTGCCTTCTCTGATGTT GTGGTGGATTCTATGGTTGTTGAGAGAGCTCGTGGCGAATCGCAAAGTACATCTGGATCTCTCCAGTCACTGTGTTGGGGATCTTCTGCCTTTGGAGGAATTGTGAGTGCGTACTTCAGCGGTTCACTTGTGGAAATTTATGGAGTAAG ATTTGTGTTTGGTGTTACAGCATTCTTACCCCTGATGACATCTGCTGTTGCAGTACTTGTAAATGAACAGAGTATACCTTCTGGAGAACATAATAACTTACTCTCTGGTTTAGGATTCGTTGAGAACTCTAAGCAGCACATTAGGCAGCTTTGGACTTCAGTAAAGCAACCTAACATTTTCTTGCCCACATTGTTTATATTCCTCTGGCAAGCAACACCTCAGTCAGACTCCGCTATGTTTTTCTTCAT CACAAATAAGCTTGGATTTACTCCAGAATTTCTAGGGCGTGTAAAGCTTGTTACCTCTATTGCATCCCTCCTCGGTGTTGGGCTCTACAATTATTTTCTGAAGGAAGTTCCCCTAAGGAAAATATTTCTCGTGACAACCATCATAGGCTCAGCCCTTGGAATGACACAG GTTCTTCTTGTAACTGGGCTTAATCGCCAGTTTGGGATCAGTGATGAGTGGTTCTCCGTTGGTGATTCATTAATCATCACAGTCCTTGGTCAA GCTTCATTTATGCCGGTCTTGGTGTTAGCTGCCAAATTGTGTCCCCCAGGAATGGAAGCGACTCTGTTTGCAACTCTGATGTCTATTTCTAATGCTGGAAGTGTTACTGGTGGCCTGATTGGTGCTGGTCTAACTCGGGTTTTTGGGGTCACTAGGGACACCTTTGGGAATCTACCTCTCTTGATTGTCGTCTGCAATCTTAGTTCACTGCTGCCCCTACCTCTGTTAGGTCTCCTTCCAGAGGAATCAGGCGATACAGAtaacaaacaaacaaagcaTAAGTGA
- the LOC133891398 gene encoding uncharacterized protein LOC133891398, whose product MRVHPAPRKRTIAVQRCAAAAGGKKLRRLPHIFAKVLELPFAADADVSIEEDAAALRFVVAAVDGFSPAGARAHAVEIHPGVTTVVVRDVSVGAGGDDGAAAFELDRWRFRLPPCTRPAMATATYAEGELVVTVPKGAVPDDADGDGAAVLVGAGADAESVLVLV is encoded by the coding sequence ATGAGGGTCCACCCGGCCCCGCGGAAGCGCACCATCGCCGTGCAGCGCTGCGCGGCCGCGGCTGGCGGGAAGAAGCTGCGGCGCCTGCCGCACATATTCGCGAAGGTGCTCGAGCTCCCCTTCGCGGCCGACGCGGACGTCTCCATCGAGGAGGACGCCGCGGCGCTGCGCTTCGTGGTGGCCGCCGTCGACGGGTTCTCCCCCGCCGGCGCCCGCGCCCACGCCGTCGAGATCCACCCGGGGGTCACCACGGTCGTCGTCCGGGACGTCTCCGTCGgggccggcggcgacgacggcgccgCCGCGTTCGAGCTCGACCGATGGCGCTTCCGCCTCCCGCCCTGCACCCGACCCGCTATGGCCACCGCGACCTACGCCGAGGGCGAGCTCGTCGTCACCGTCCCCAAGGGCGCTGTCCCTGATGATGCGGACGGCGACGGAGCCGCCGTCCTtgtcggcgccggcgccgatgCCGAGAGCGTCCTCGTGCTTGTATAG
- the LOC133891397 gene encoding FRIGIDA-like protein 4a isoform X1: MASPVEAAAVGKEVEGAGEAVTGAMVSAGFAELERQQQLLATCTHLYQQLADHFGSLERGLAARSDALRTRRCAFDARTHRALDALHRREASIDVSVSRALDHLDSLSAAAASSGGDKGVPSDADAAGLAENLRALCVRMDSAAFLGFVVARRKEADALRAEMPPALKCCVDPAKFVMDAVADVFPVDRREVKNPADLAWACVLILEAAVPALADPDPEIGAARPLVPRAARERARGMAREWKEAVEKKGGVEGAKPSDAHAFLQHVATFAVAEREDRPLYRKIVVSFSWRRQMPRLAITLGLEEEMADIIEELIAKRQQLDAVNFAYEAGLQEKFAPVPLLKSYLEDSKKASSTASDTSSASSGQSGSNVNKKEQSALRAVIKCVEDRKLEAKFPLEDLRKQLEELEKAKTEKKKAASSSSSGGSSGPANKRIRASNGGPMPPAKAGRLTSNACVSSFPAPATFARSPSHTSYATTSPSHTSYATPSPSHTSYTTPSPSYASYATASPSHTSYATASPYPYDRPAGHGLYCNQSPPAIREPYVYPAKEVANVGIGMPYSAPPMSYPAPYGGYGNGMGAYNNGMAPAFHQAYYR, encoded by the exons ATGGCCTCgccggtggaggcggcggcggtggggaaGGAGGTGGAGGGGGCAGGGGAGGCGGTGACGGGCGCGATGGTGAGCGCGGGGTTCGCGGAGCTggagcggcagcagcagctgctggcgACCTGCACGCACCTGTACCAGCAGCTCGCGGATCACTTCGGTTCGCTGGAGCGCGGGCTTGCGGCCCGCTCCGACGCGCTCCGCACCCGCCGCTGCGCCTTTGACGCGCGCACCCACCGCGCGCTCGACGCCTTGCACCGCCGGGAGGCCTCCATCGACGTCTCCGTCTCCCGCGCGCTAGACCACCTCGActccctctccgccgccgccgcctcctccggcgGGGACAAGGGGGTTCCCTCCGACGCCGATGCGGCCGGACTCGCCGAGAACCTGCGCGCGCTCTGCGTCAGGATGGACTCCGCGGCGTTCCTCGGGTTCGTGGTCGCCCGGCGGAAGGAGGCGGACGCGCTGCGCGCCGAGATGCCGCCGGCGCTCAAGTGCTGCGTGGATCCGGCCAAGTTCGTCATGGACGCGGTCGCCGACGTGTTCCCGGTGGACCGCCGCGAGGTGAAGAACCCGGCCGACCTGGCCTGGGCGTGCGTGCTCATCCTTGAGGCGGCCGTGCCGGCGCTGGCCGACCCGGACCCGGAGATCGGGGCGGCGCGGCCCCTGGTGCCGCGGGCCGCGCGGGAGCGCGCACGGGGCATGGCGAGGGAGTGGAAGGAGGCGGTCGAGAAGAAGGGCGGGGTGGAAGGGGCCAAGCCGTCCGACGCGCACGCCTTCCTGCAGCACGTGGCGACGTTCGCCGTGGCGGAGAGGGAGGACCGGCCGCTCTACCGCAAGATCGTGGTGAGCTTCTCCTGGCGCCGACAGATGCCCCGCCTCGCGATCACCCTCGGCCTTGAGGAAGAAATGGCTG ATATCATCGAGGAACTAATTGCTAAGAGGCAGCAGCTTGATGCTGTGAATTTCGCATATGAGGCTGGTCTTCAGGAGAAGTTCGCTCCAGTTCCTCTTTTGAAGTCCTATCTGGAAGACTCTAAGAAGGCATCATCCACTGCTTCAGATACTTCGAGCGCTAGCAGTGGCCAATCTGGG AGCAATGTGAACAAGAAAGAGCAGTCTGCACTGCGAGCTGTTATAAAGTGTGTCGAGGACCGTAAACTGGAAGCCAAGTTTCCACTGGAGGATCTTCGGAAGCAGCTTGAAGAACTGGAGAAGGCCAAGACCGAGAAGAAAAAGGCAGCATCAAGCTCTTCCAGTGGTGGTAGCAGTGGCCCTGCCAACAAGCGCATCCGTGCAAGCAATGGAGGCCCAATGCCTCCTGCTAAGGCAGGTCGTCTCACTAGCAACGCTTGTGTGTCTTCTTTCCCAGCTCCCGCCACATTTGCCCGCTCTCCCTCCCACACATCATACGCCACAACCTCCCCTTCCCACACATCATACGCCACGCCCTCCCCTTCCCACACATCATACACCACGCCCTCCCCTTCCTATGCATCATACGCCACAGCCTCCCCTTCCCACACATCATATGCCACGGCCTCTCCCTATCCTTATGATAGGCCGGCTGGACATGGCCTCTACTGCAACCAGAGCCCACCGGCGATTAGAGAGCCATATGTCTACCCAGCCAAGGAGGTAGCTAATGTCGGCATTGGCATGCCATACTCCGCCCCTCCCATGAGCTACCCTGCCCCCTATGGCGGATATGGCAATGGGATGGGAGCTTACAACAACGGAATGGCTCCTGCCTTCCACCAGGCTTACTACCGGTAG
- the LOC133891397 gene encoding FRIGIDA-like protein 4b isoform X2 yields MASSGGDKGVPSDADAAGLAENLRALCVRMDSAAFLGFVVARRKEADALRAEMPPALKCCVDPAKFVMDAVADVFPVDRREVKNPADLAWACVLILEAAVPALADPDPEIGAARPLVPRAARERARGMAREWKEAVEKKGGVEGAKPSDAHAFLQHVATFAVAEREDRPLYRKIVVSFSWRRQMPRLAITLGLEEEMADIIEELIAKRQQLDAVNFAYEAGLQEKFAPVPLLKSYLEDSKKASSTASDTSSASSGQSGSNVNKKEQSALRAVIKCVEDRKLEAKFPLEDLRKQLEELEKAKTEKKKAASSSSSGGSSGPANKRIRASNGGPMPPAKAGRLTSNACVSSFPAPATFARSPSHTSYATTSPSHTSYATPSPSHTSYTTPSPSYASYATASPSHTSYATASPYPYDRPAGHGLYCNQSPPAIREPYVYPAKEVANVGIGMPYSAPPMSYPAPYGGYGNGMGAYNNGMAPAFHQAYYR; encoded by the exons ATGGC ctcctccggcgGGGACAAGGGGGTTCCCTCCGACGCCGATGCGGCCGGACTCGCCGAGAACCTGCGCGCGCTCTGCGTCAGGATGGACTCCGCGGCGTTCCTCGGGTTCGTGGTCGCCCGGCGGAAGGAGGCGGACGCGCTGCGCGCCGAGATGCCGCCGGCGCTCAAGTGCTGCGTGGATCCGGCCAAGTTCGTCATGGACGCGGTCGCCGACGTGTTCCCGGTGGACCGCCGCGAGGTGAAGAACCCGGCCGACCTGGCCTGGGCGTGCGTGCTCATCCTTGAGGCGGCCGTGCCGGCGCTGGCCGACCCGGACCCGGAGATCGGGGCGGCGCGGCCCCTGGTGCCGCGGGCCGCGCGGGAGCGCGCACGGGGCATGGCGAGGGAGTGGAAGGAGGCGGTCGAGAAGAAGGGCGGGGTGGAAGGGGCCAAGCCGTCCGACGCGCACGCCTTCCTGCAGCACGTGGCGACGTTCGCCGTGGCGGAGAGGGAGGACCGGCCGCTCTACCGCAAGATCGTGGTGAGCTTCTCCTGGCGCCGACAGATGCCCCGCCTCGCGATCACCCTCGGCCTTGAGGAAGAAATGGCTG ATATCATCGAGGAACTAATTGCTAAGAGGCAGCAGCTTGATGCTGTGAATTTCGCATATGAGGCTGGTCTTCAGGAGAAGTTCGCTCCAGTTCCTCTTTTGAAGTCCTATCTGGAAGACTCTAAGAAGGCATCATCCACTGCTTCAGATACTTCGAGCGCTAGCAGTGGCCAATCTGGG AGCAATGTGAACAAGAAAGAGCAGTCTGCACTGCGAGCTGTTATAAAGTGTGTCGAGGACCGTAAACTGGAAGCCAAGTTTCCACTGGAGGATCTTCGGAAGCAGCTTGAAGAACTGGAGAAGGCCAAGACCGAGAAGAAAAAGGCAGCATCAAGCTCTTCCAGTGGTGGTAGCAGTGGCCCTGCCAACAAGCGCATCCGTGCAAGCAATGGAGGCCCAATGCCTCCTGCTAAGGCAGGTCGTCTCACTAGCAACGCTTGTGTGTCTTCTTTCCCAGCTCCCGCCACATTTGCCCGCTCTCCCTCCCACACATCATACGCCACAACCTCCCCTTCCCACACATCATACGCCACGCCCTCCCCTTCCCACACATCATACACCACGCCCTCCCCTTCCTATGCATCATACGCCACAGCCTCCCCTTCCCACACATCATATGCCACGGCCTCTCCCTATCCTTATGATAGGCCGGCTGGACATGGCCTCTACTGCAACCAGAGCCCACCGGCGATTAGAGAGCCATATGTCTACCCAGCCAAGGAGGTAGCTAATGTCGGCATTGGCATGCCATACTCCGCCCCTCCCATGAGCTACCCTGCCCCCTATGGCGGATATGGCAATGGGATGGGAGCTTACAACAACGGAATGGCTCCTGCCTTCCACCAGGCTTACTACCGGTAG